In Lacerta agilis isolate rLacAgi1 chromosome 8, rLacAgi1.pri, whole genome shotgun sequence, one genomic interval encodes:
- the PURB gene encoding transcriptional activator protein Pur-beta, with translation MADGDSGSERGGSGSGSGGGGGGGGGGGGGGFQGHRGGGGGGGGGGGGGGPGPEQETQELASKRLDIQNKRFYLDVKQNAKGRFLKIAEVGAGGSKSRLTLSMAVAAEFRDYLGDFIEHYAQLGPSSPEQLAQASPGGEDGSGGGGGPRRALKSEFLVRENRKYYLDLKENQRGRFLRIRQTINRGPGGGGGGGGGPGFPGGPPGLQSGQTIALPAQGLIEFRDALAKLIDDYGADEDELGGGGGGGGGPGGGGGLYGELPEGTSITVDSKRFFFDVGCNKYGVFLRVSEVKPSYRNAITVPYKAWAKFGGAFCRYADEMRDIQERQRDKLYDRRAGPAGPGSGSGAGDDSDGDDVDDD, from the coding sequence ATGGCGGATGGCGACAGCGGGAGCGAGCGAGGGGGCAGCGGGAGCGGCAgtggcggaggcggaggcggaggaggaggaggaggaggaggcggcttcCAGGGAcaccgcggcggcggcggcggaggagggggcggcgggggcggcggcggccccgGCCCGGAGCAGGAGACGCAGGAGCTGGCGTCGAAGCGCCTGGACATCCAGAACAAGCGCTTCTACCTGGACGTGAAGCAGAACGCGAAGGGCCGCTTCCTGAAGATCGCGGAGGTGGGCGCGGGGGGCTCCAAGAGCCGCCTCACGCTCTCCATGGCGGTGGCCGCCGAGTTCCGGGACTACCTGGGCGACTTCATCGAGCACTACGCGCAGCTGGGGCCCAGCAGCCCCGAGCAGCTGGCGCAGGCCTCGCCCGGCGGGGAAgacggcagcggcggcggcggggggcctCGGCGGGCCCTCAAGAGCGAGTTCCTGGTGCGCGAGAACCGCAAGTACTACCTGGACCTGAAGGAGAACCAGCGCGGCCGCTTCCTGCGCATCCGCCAGACCATCAACCGCGGGCCGggcggcggaggaggcggcggcggagggccGGGCTTTCCCGGGGGCCCTCCGGGCCTGCAGAGCGGCCAGACCATCGCGCTGCCGGCGCAGGGCCTCATCGAGTTCCGCGACGCGCTGGCCAAGCTCATCGACGACTACGGCGCCGACGAGGACGagctgggcggcggcggcggcggcggcgggggtcccggcggcggcggcggcctgtACGGCGAGCTCCCCGAAGGCACCTCCATCACGGTGGACTCGAAGCGCTTCTTCTTCGACGTGGGCTGCAACAAGTACGGCGTCTTCCTGCGCGTCAGCGAGGTGAAGCCTTCCTACCGCAACGCCATCACGGTGCCCTACAAAGCCTGGGCCAAGTTCGGCGGGGCTTTCTGCCGCTACGCCGACGAGATGCGAGACATCCAGGAGCGCCAGCGGGACAAGCTGTACGACCGACGAGCTGGGCCCGCCGGGCCGGGGAGCGGCAGCGGAGCCGGAGACGATTCCGACGGAGACGATGTAGACGACGACTGA